The window ATTTCTCCAGTTGATTCAGCACAATGGACTAAGGAGAATAAGGCTAAATTTGATGATCTGAAAAAATACGTACTGGAAAAATAATAAAAATTCCTGTTGAATTGTGCACAGTTGATTTTGATTGTATTCTCTGCAAACATAAAGGCCGGGGGAAACGCCAGATTACAGGCGTTTCCCCCGGCCTTAACTGTCTATAATGCCGAAGATAGAATATGTTTACTGAATCCGAGATATGCGACGCCATAGGTTGCTTAGAGCTGAGGACCTCCGAGCGACTCCCGCAGCCGCAGCATGTCCTCCGGCCAGGGATCGGCCACCAGGATCTGCTCTTTGCTCCAGGGATGGCGGAAAGCCAGAGACTCACCGTGCAGCGCCTGGCGGCCGCGTTCTGCAAGACCCCAGCGCGGTCCGCCGTAGAGCTCATCACCAATGAGCGGATGGCCGACATGGCTGAGATGGACGCGGATCTGATGCGTACGTCCGGTCTCAAGCTCGACCTTCAGCGAGGTGCCGCCGCGCAGTACCTCACGCCCGATGATCCGCGTTACCGCCGGCTGGCCGCCGGGCGAGACCCGCCGGCGTGACGCATGATGGCGGTCACGGCCGATCGGCTCGTCGATAACGGTAAGCGCGGGCGGCACAATGCCTTCGGCGATAGCCGCGTACAGGCGCGAAATATTCTTGCCGCGCATATCCTCGTCGAGTGCAAGCTGGGCATATTCATTCTTCGCGTACAGCACAGGTCCCGTTGTATCCTTGTCCAGGCGGTGAATATGGCGTACTGCCACACCTCCGCCGGAAGATGCATAATGTCCGGCCACCAGATGATCCAGCGTAGCTTCCGTTCCGCTGCCGTCCGGGTGCACGGCCATGCCCGCTGGCTTATGGACGACAAGGCAGAAGTCGTCCTCATACAGCACGCCGGCTTCCTGCCATATCGGCTCGATCCCTGCTTCCCGGTACGGGAAGAGCGCCAGCCGCAGCCGGTCGCCCCGCCACTGGATGCCGCCCTCGCGGCGCAGCCGCGTGTGCAGCTTCAGCGGCATCCCGGCGGTCTCCAGCAGCCACAGATCTATGGCTGCTTCCTTGTCGGCAGCTCCGGTGACAGCCCGGCCGGGCATGGCTTCCAGCCATTCCCCCCGCCGGGTCCAGGCGCCGCCGCCCTTGAAGCTGGCGCCCTCTCCGCCAGCCGTCACAGCGATTTCAAGGCCTGGTAATGGGCCTCGATCGTATCGTCAATATCCTGCTCGGTGTGCACACCAGAGACGAACATGCCTTCAAACTGCGACGGCGGAACGCTGATGCCCTGATCGAGCATTTTGCCGAAGTAGGTACGGAATCTGTTCAGGTCGCTTGTCTTCGCCGTTTCGAAGTTGTAAACCGGCCCTTCGGTAAAGAACGGACAGACCATCGAACCTACACGGTTGACCGTCAGCGGAACGCCGGTCTCTTCGCTGTTGCGCTTCAGTCCTGCTTCCAAGCGCGCACCGAGCGTTTCCAGCCGGCCGTACACCTCCGGTGTCAGCAGCTTCAGCGTGCTGTAACCGGCAGCCATTGCCAGCGGATTGCCGCTGAGCGTTCCCGCCTGATAGATCGGACCGGAAGGCGCGATCTGCTCCATAATTTCTCTCCGGCCGCCATACGCACCAACCGGAAGACCGCCGCCGATTACTTTGCCGAAGCAGGTCAGGTCAGGATCAATCCCGAACAACCCCTGCGCACAGCCCCGGTTCACCCGGAAGCCGGTCATCACCTCATCAAATATCAGCAAGGCCCCGTACCCCGTCGTCACCTTGCGCAAGCCTTCGAGGAAGCCCGGCTGCGGCGGCACAACGCCCATATTTCCGGCAATCGGCTCGACAATCACAGCAGCGATCTCATTGCCGTAGCGTTCAAACGCGATTTTGGCACCTTCCAGATCGTTATATGGCACAGTGATTGTATTCACCGCAACGCCTTCCGGCACTCCCGGACTGTCGGGCAGACCCAGCGTAGCCACACCCGAACCGGCTTTGATCAGCAAGCTGTCAGCATGTCCATGGTAGGAGCCTTCGAACTTGAGGATTTTGCTACGTCCGGTATAGCCCCGGGCCAGGCGAATGGCACTCATCGTAGCTTCCGTACCGGAGTTAACCATCCGCACGATGTCGACAGAGGGTACGCGCTCCACTACAGTTTTAGCCATTTCCGTCTCCAGCAGGGTAGGCGCCCCGAAGCTTGTCCCTTTTACCGCAGTCTCCTGCAGCGCTTGGACTACCTCAGGATGGGCATGCCCCATAATGAGCGGCCCCCAGGAACAGACATAGTCGATAAAGCTGTTGCCGTCGATATCATAGATGCGCGAGCCGATCCCGTGATCCACGTACACCGGTGTCAGACCCACGGATTTGAACGCCCGCACCGGACTGTTCACCCCGCCGGGAATATACTGCTTTGCTTCTTCAAAAGCCGCCCTGGAAGCCTCTTCCCGGCGCGACAATGGCACATTGCCCATGCTTAATCACTCCTGTTCTGTTCTCTTAATTTAACCGCGCAGCCAGCGGGCGGCATCCTTCGCAAAATAAGTGATGATAATATCCGCGCCTGCGCGCTTCATGCCGGTTAGCATTTCTAGTACAACCGCCTGCTCATCAATCCAGCCTTGCAGCGCCGCTGCTTTGACCATAGAGTATTCACCGCTCACATTATAAGCCACCAGCGGCAGATCGAACTGGTCGCGGATGGTCCGGATCACATCCAGATAAGCCAGCGCCGGTTTGACCATCAGCATATCTGCCCCTTCCAGCACATCGGAATCCGCTTCGCGAATGGCTTCCCGCAGGTTGGCCGGGTCCATCTGATAGGTTTTGCGGTTACCGAACTGCGGTGCGGAATCAGCCGCCTCACGGAACGGGCCGTAGAAAGCAGAAGCGTATTTCACCGAATAGGACATAATCGGCACATGCTCGAATCCGTTCTCATCCAACCCGGTACGGATCGCCTGCACGAACCCGTCCATCATGTTCGAAGGGGCGATAATATCCGCGCCTGCCTTAGCCTGCGATACCGCAGTCCGGGTTAGCAGCTCCAGCGAAGCATCGTTGATCACATCGCCATGCACGACACCATCCACCACATGTGTATGGACCATCCCGCAGTGGCCGTGATCCGTAAATTCGCACAGGCACGTATCCGCAACGACCAGCAGCTCAGGATACCACTGCTTAATCAGCCGCGTCGCTTCCTGCACAATCCCGTCATCCGCGAAGCCGGAAGTACCGATGGCATCCTTGGTTTCAGGAATTCCGAACAGCAGGACAGCCGGAATGCCAAGTGCTGCAATCTCGTCCACCTCGGCCTTCAGCATATCCAGTGAAAAATGATATACGCCCGGCATCGAGCCGATCTCACTCTTCACTCCTGTTCCATAAGTCACAAAAATCGGCTGGATAAAGTCCAGCGTATTCAGCACCGTCTCCCGCACCATTCCGCGGATTCCGGCAGTACCGCGCAGACGGCGGTGCCGGGTAATTGGAAAACTCATTGGTATGTCCTCCTGTATAGTAGATATGTAAACACAATCCGAAAGCAATCAGCGCTGTTAATGCTTACCCGCCAGTTGCAGCAGCATTCATCTGTTGCTTTGTTCATCACACTGCACATGATTCTGTGCATATAAGCTCAGACGCATTATCACTCTGCTTCCGTAAACAGTAATCCTGTTCGTAAACCTGCACCTCTCCAACTAACCGCAACTGCACTTTGTACAGTTAAATCGCCGATTTGCCTTTGAGTAACCAGTCTAGCTGTATTTCATACAGTTATTTTTACGGATGAAGCTATTTTAATCCCAATTGAGCAAATATAACTGCACAGAATACAGTTACTTGGCAGGAAGCACAAATATGGCATTGTTAACTGTACAGAATGCAGTTAGCTCATAAGAGCTCAAAGTTACTTCGCACAAAAGCAAACACAAACACCAGACACAGAACCGGTTGCTCCCGGATCACAGCAACCAGATGACCTGTCTCTATCGTAGTCTCGTCGACTCATTCCAGCGGCACAGCTCCTGCACCAGCCCTTCAATCGTCGCCTCTTCCGGAAGCAGCCCCGGGGTGAGGCCCGCTTCGACTGCGGTTTCTTCCGTCACCGGACCGATGCAGGCGATTGTGACCCCTGCCAGCAGCTGAAGCGGATCTTCCAGCCCCATGCGCTCCAGGATGCTGATGAAATTACGCACTGTCGAAGAGCTGGTGAAGGTAATCGCATGAATCCGCTTCTCCTCCAGCAGCCTGATCAGCTCGATATCATCCTCGCCGGTCACCACCGTCTCGTAGGTGTCCACTTCGGTCACTTCAAGCCCCAGCTCCCTCAGCTTGTCCGGCAGCCACTCACGCGCCAGATCGCCGCGCGGCAGCAGCACCTTCTGCCCCGGCTCAAGCCGCGGGCCAAAGGCTTCGAGCAGCCCTTCCGCCTGGAAGCGGGCGGGCAGCTCCTCGGCCATCAGCCCGCGCTCCGCCAGCGCCGCGGCTGTGGCCGGCCCCACCGCGCCGATCTTCGCGCGGTGCAGGCCGCGGATGTCCACCTTGAGCTCCGCCAGGTGGCGCCAAAAGAACTCCACGCCGTTCGCGCTCGTGAAGAAAACCCAATCATAAGCATCCAGCGCGCCCAGCGCGGAAGCAATGGCGGCTTTCTTCTCTGCACCTTCCGGCATGACCGTCTCAATGACCGGGAACTCGTAGGGTTCCCCGCCGAGTTCCTCAATGCGGTCCACCAGCTCGCTGGCCTGGCTGCGGGCGCGGGTCACGACGATGCGCTTGCCGAACAACGGCAGCGCCTCTACCCACTGCAGCTGCTTACGCTGCAGCACCACGTCGCCGACGACGATCACCGCCGGCGGCTGGAAATCAGCCGCCTTGACCTTGTCCTCTATGTCGGCGAGCGTGCCCACAAGCGTCTCCTGATCGGCGCGCGTGCCCCAGCGGACCAGCGCCACCGGCGTCTCCGGCGGACGCCCGTGCTTGATCAGCTGGGCACTGATGTAGCCGATCTTGGCTACGCCCATCAGGAATACCAGTGTTCCCGTGGCATTCGTGACTTTATCCCAATGAATGGAACGATCCAGCTTATCCGGGCTCTCATGACCGGTGATAATCGACAGGGAGGAGGCGTAATCCCGGTGTGTCACCGGAATGCCGGCATACGCCGGCACGCTGATCGCCGACGTGATGCCAGGCACGATCTCATAGTAGATGCCGTGCCGCCGCAGCAGCTCCGCTTCTTCACCCACCCGGCCAAAAATCGTCGGGTCTCCGCCCTTAAGCCGCACTACCGTTTTCCCCTCGAGCGCCAAATCAACCAGCAGCTGATTGATCTCCTCCTGCTTCATGGTATGGCGGTCAGGCAATTTGCCAACGTAGATTTTTTGACCGCCGGGTTTCATATGTTTCAGCAGCCTCGGGCTTGCGAGCCGGTCATAGACCAGCACATCCGCCTTTTGAATACACTCCAAGCCCTTTACAGTGATCAGCTTCGCATCTCCCGGACCCGCACCTACCAGATATACTTTCCCCGTCATCTCTATCATCCCCTTACATCCGCCAAAATCTTCTCCGCACCCCTGGCAATCAGCTTGCGGGCTACCTCTTCGCCCAGCTGCACCGGGTCTTCGCCGCTGCAGGTTTCCTTAAGGATTACCGAGCCATCCGGTGTTCCGACCATACCGGTCAGTGTAATCACTTGCCCCTTAGTTTCAGCTGTCCGCTCTGTTCCCCCAGCTTCTAGAGCCGCAGCTCCGCCTGCACCGAGCACCGCGTAAGCGCCGATCGGTACCTGGCAGCCGCCGTTCAGCGCGCCCAGGAAGGTCCGTTCTGCCGCAACCGTAAGCGCCGTCTGCTCATCATTGTAGAGTGCAAGCAGCTTCCGCAGCTCCGTATCATCCTCGCGGCACTCAATGCCGAGCGCACCTTGGCCTACCGCGGGCAGGCACACCTCAGGCGGCAGATAGGCGCTTACCCGGTCCTGCCAGCCCATCCGCGTCAGTCCGGCGGCAGCCAGCAGAATAGCGTCATATTCGCCGCTCTCCAGCTTCTTAAGCCGTGAGTCGATATTACCGCGCACCGGCTCAATCACAAGATCCGGCCGCAGGGCAGCCAGCTGGCTGGAGCGGCGCAGACTGCTTGTGCCCACACGCGCGCCCTGCGGCAGTTCCTCCAGGCTCGATCCCCCGGAAGCAATCAGACAGTCCCTCGGATCCACCCGCTTCGGAACAGCGCCATTCATTAAGCCCTCCGGCAATTCGGAAGGCATATCCTTCATACTATGTACTGCCATATCGATTTCACGGGCCAGCATCGCCTGCTCAATTTCCTTCACGAACAGTCCCTTGCCGCCTACTTTGGATAAGGTCACATCCAGAATACGGTCGCCCTTGGTCACGATTTTGTGCACCTCAAAGGTGAAATCGAAGCCATGCTCCGCACTTAGCCGTGTAAGATCCTCAATGACATGCCCTGTCTGGGTCAGCGCCAGAGCACTTTGTCTGCTGCCTACAATAATTTTACGCATTCTTTCATTCCTCCCGGTAACATCGCTCTGTCTTACTGCTCTCCCAATCATTGTACTCTTATCTAATCCGGGGCAAGCCTGCCGTTCATCCGTCTACCTGCTATGAGCAGCTGCTTCTAACTATCCACACTATCTGCCTGGAGCTGTCCGGTGTGGAGTTACCTCCCACAGTAATCATAGGGATAAATAATGGTGTATATGCCGCAAACTAGAGGGCTGCATGGCATAGTTTGTTTCAAAAAAGTATTATCCAATAATTAATTGGATTTGCTCCATCTAATCCCATCATATTCCGATATTTACGATGATTAGTTGGAAAACCTCCACCTAATTCGGTCCACACATCCATCTGGGCTCAATTTCGATACATTTAAGTGGAGTTATTCCCACTAGCACTCTGATTTCAAGTTTAAATTGAGAATTAGGTGGAGTAATTCCACTTAGCTTGAGCTGCAGATGATCTCTACAACAATTTCCTTAAAATCCGTTAAGCCGGGTCATAAAACCGGTTCCGCCATGGCCACTACCCGGCATTAGTACCCCCCGGCTGCCTCCCGGCACTAATCGCCCCGGTTCCCGGCGATCCACGCCTCCACATCCTGCGGAGTCCATTCTATAAAGGTGCCCTGCCGCATCTCATTCAACACGTCCAGCCGGCTAAGCCTGCGCAGAAGCCGCCCCCGCACCTCAGCCGAGGGCTCGCGCCGCTTGATCTCGGTGCGCAGCTGATGCAAAAAATCCAGGTACGGTTCGTATTCCTCACCCAGTACCTCGCTCAGCTGCTCCGTAATCCTGGCGGCAGCAGACGGCCCTGCGCCTGAAGTTGAGACGGCTACAGTCAGTCTTCCCCGGCGCAGAACACCGGGTGTGATGAAATTCCCCGCCTCAGCCCGGCTGGCCACATTCACCGGAAGTCCAAGCGAACGCGCCTCCGCAGCCACTTGCTCATTCACCGCATCATCACTACTCGCGGCATATACCAAAAAAGCCCCCCGGAGATCACCGGGTGCATAGCTGCGGTTCAACCAGTTCAGCCCGCCGGCCTCAACAAGCGCGCTAAGCGCCGCACTCAGCGAGGGGCTGACAACAACGACCGCCGCCTCAGCATCAAGGAGCGCCAGCACTCTGCGCTCCGCTACGGCTCCACCGCCGATAACAATTACCTTCTGTCCCCTGAGATCCAGCATAACCGGCATATAATAGCTCATCCCGCTCACCTCCCGCCCCAGCCATGAAATTCAGACAACGAATTCAGCAGGAAGTTGAGGATAATGAAGGCGTAGCCCGATATGGCCCAGCGGGCCATAATGGTGCCGCTTCTCCGTCCGGACCGTTTAAGGACAATATAAATAACATATACCCCCAGCCCGAGCAGTGTCGTCAGCACCTTGGAATCCTGAAACAGCGGCGTCCGCCCCTCAGCGATAATCGACGTAGCAGCCAGCAGCAGGGAGACGATCAGCAGCGGCACTCCGGCAAGGATTGCGGAATACGAATATTTGTCCATCGTTTCGAGACTCGGCAGGCGGCGGATACGGTCATCCCACTTTTTATTTTTGAGCTTCGTGTGCAGGAACAGGTACATTATCGCAAATACGGTCCCCAGTGTCAGTGCGCCAAAGCTCAGATTGGCCAAAATAATATGCATCGCCAGCCAGCCGTGCACCGCACTCCAGCTTTCTAGGCTATGATCTGCCGCCGTCAGCCATACCCGGTTCAGCAAAAACACACTGAAGCCGGCTCCGCTGAGCAGCAGAATGGTGAATTCACCGCCGCGCGTATACGCAACGGCCAGCGATGTCACAACGATACTGAAGGAAAACCAGAACAGGAAGTCATAGGGAGTAAAAATCGGCAGGCCCCTTTCCTGGGAAAAGCGCACGGCAAGCCCGCCGGATTGCAAAATACCCACAACGGCAAGAAGCCCTGTGCCTATCCGCTTTCCGCCCGGATTACGCCGAAGGCAATCCGAGAAAATAAACAGCAGGCTCAGGGCATATAGCAGCAGAGCAGTATCATATATTCCGTTCAGCAGTTGCATGCTACTCACCCGCCCAGCAGGCCTGCCGGAGCAAAGACGGTCTTAGGCACATTGAAATCAGGGGTAGATGCACGTTCTTTGTCATTCTGCTGCACCGGAGCATTACTGCTTCCGCCTGGGCCGGCTTCAAGCTGCTCCTGCAGGGCGAAGATTTGCGTGAAATACTCCAGAGCTTCATTCCCCTGACTGCCGCCGGACAATTCCTTAATGACGTTAATCGGGTCATGCATCATCTGGTTCACGATGCTCTTCGTCAGACGGCGGATTACCTTGCGCTGATGCTCATCCAGCTCAGGCAGCTTATTGAACAGGCTGTCCATCGTCTCTTCATAAATTCCGTTCGATTTGTCCTGCAGCGCACGGATCACAGGTCTGACCCCAAGTGTCTTCAGCCACACCTGGAATTCGTCCATCTCGCCTGCGATCATGACTTCGATCTTCGCGGCTTCGCTGCGGCGCATCTCAAGATTACTCTCCACGATGCCCTCCAGATCATCAATATCATAGAGGAAGACATCCGGGACGCTCGAGGCCGCCGGATCAATATCACGCGGAACGGCAATGTCTATCATGAACAGCGGCCGCGAAGGGCGGCGCTTCATACCGGCGGCCACCTGATCAGCAGTCAGTATATAGCCATCCGCTCCCGTGGAGCTGATAATAATATCTACATCATCAAGATGCTTCAGGGCTTCATCAATGGTACTTGGCTTGCCGGAGAACTTCTCCGCCAGCTCCACTGCCCGTGCCAGGGTACGGTTGGCGACAATAACCTCAGCCGCGCCGCTGCTGTACAGATGCTTCACCGTAAGCTCGCTCATTTTGCCTGCGCCGAGGATCAGCACTCTTTTGCCGGTAAACATGCCAAAGATACGCTTGCCCAGCTCGACAGCCGCATAGCTGACCGAAACGGCACTCTCTCCAATGGAGGTCTCGCTGTGCGCCCGTTTGCCAAGAGTCACCGCCTGTTTGAACAGCTGGTTGAACCAGGTACCGGTCACACCCTCACTCTGTGCAGTCAAAAAAGAATTGCGCACCTGTCCCAGAATCTGCGTCTCACCAATTACCATTGAATCCAGACCACAGGTCACACGGAACAGATGGGCAATCGCCTGCTCATCTTC of the Paenibacillus pedocola genome contains:
- the ccsA gene encoding cytochrome c biogenesis protein CcsA — its product is MQLLNGIYDTALLLYALSLLFIFSDCLRRNPGGKRIGTGLLAVVGILQSGGLAVRFSQERGLPIFTPYDFLFWFSFSIVVTSLAVAYTRGGEFTILLLSGAGFSVFLLNRVWLTAADHSLESWSAVHGWLAMHIILANLSFGALTLGTVFAIMYLFLHTKLKNKKWDDRIRRLPSLETMDKYSYSAILAGVPLLIVSLLLAATSIIAEGRTPLFQDSKVLTTLLGLGVYVIYIVLKRSGRRSGTIMARWAISGYAFIILNFLLNSLSEFHGWGGR
- the hemC gene encoding hydroxymethylbilane synthase, giving the protein MRKIIVGSRQSALALTQTGHVIEDLTRLSAEHGFDFTFEVHKIVTKGDRILDVTLSKVGGKGLFVKEIEQAMLAREIDMAVHSMKDMPSELPEGLMNGAVPKRVDPRDCLIASGGSSLEELPQGARVGTSSLRRSSQLAALRPDLVIEPVRGNIDSRLKKLESGEYDAILLAAAGLTRMGWQDRVSAYLPPEVCLPAVGQGALGIECREDDTELRKLLALYNDEQTALTVAAERTFLGALNGGCQVPIGAYAVLGAGGAAALEAGGTERTAETKGQVITLTGMVGTPDGSVILKETCSGEDPVQLGEEVARKLIARGAEKILADVRG
- a CDS encoding precorrin-2 dehydrogenase/sirohydrochlorin ferrochelatase family protein, which produces MSYYMPVMLDLRGQKVIVIGGGAVAERRVLALLDAEAAVVVVSPSLSAALSALVEAGGLNWLNRSYAPGDLRGAFLVYAASSDDAVNEQVAAEARSLGLPVNVASRAEAGNFITPGVLRRGRLTVAVSTSGAGPSAAARITEQLSEVLGEEYEPYLDFLHQLRTEIKRREPSAEVRGRLLRRLSRLDVLNEMRQGTFIEWTPQDVEAWIAGNRGD
- a CDS encoding RluA family pseudouridine synthase, giving the protein MPGRAVTGAADKEAAIDLWLLETAGMPLKLHTRLRREGGIQWRGDRLRLALFPYREAGIEPIWQEAGVLYEDDFCLVVHKPAGMAVHPDGSGTEATLDHLVAGHYASSGGGVAVRHIHRLDKDTTGPVLYAKNEYAQLALDEDMRGKNISRLYAAIAEGIVPPALTVIDEPIGRDRHHASRRRVSPGGQPAVTRIIGREVLRGGTSLKVELETGRTHQIRVHLSHVGHPLIGDELYGGPRWGLAERGRQALHGESLAFRHPWSKEQILVADPWPEDMLRLRESLGGPQL
- the hemL gene encoding glutamate-1-semialdehyde 2,1-aminomutase, translated to MGNVPLSRREEASRAAFEEAKQYIPGGVNSPVRAFKSVGLTPVYVDHGIGSRIYDIDGNSFIDYVCSWGPLIMGHAHPEVVQALQETAVKGTSFGAPTLLETEMAKTVVERVPSVDIVRMVNSGTEATMSAIRLARGYTGRSKILKFEGSYHGHADSLLIKAGSGVATLGLPDSPGVPEGVAVNTITVPYNDLEGAKIAFERYGNEIAAVIVEPIAGNMGVVPPQPGFLEGLRKVTTGYGALLIFDEVMTGFRVNRGCAQGLFGIDPDLTCFGKVIGGGLPVGAYGGRREIMEQIAPSGPIYQAGTLSGNPLAMAAGYSTLKLLTPEVYGRLETLGARLEAGLKRNSEETGVPLTVNRVGSMVCPFFTEGPVYNFETAKTSDLNRFRTYFGKMLDQGISVPPSQFEGMFVSGVHTEQDIDDTIEAHYQALKSL
- the hemB gene encoding porphobilinogen synthase, producing MSFPITRHRRLRGTAGIRGMVRETVLNTLDFIQPIFVTYGTGVKSEIGSMPGVYHFSLDMLKAEVDEIAALGIPAVLLFGIPETKDAIGTSGFADDGIVQEATRLIKQWYPELLVVADTCLCEFTDHGHCGMVHTHVVDGVVHGDVINDASLELLTRTAVSQAKAGADIIAPSNMMDGFVQAIRTGLDENGFEHVPIMSYSVKYASAFYGPFREAADSAPQFGNRKTYQMDPANLREAIREADSDVLEGADMLMVKPALAYLDVIRTIRDQFDLPLVAYNVSGEYSMVKAAALQGWIDEQAVVLEMLTGMKRAGADIIITYFAKDAARWLRG
- the hemA gene encoding glutamyl-tRNA reductase, with the translated sequence MHIVVVGLNYRTAPVEVREQFAFAERDLPGALHQLMKTKSVLEGVIVATCNRTEIYVVVDRLHMCGYFIRSFMEQWFHVKSEQFTQHMYIYEDEQAIAHLFRVTCGLDSMVIGETQILGQVRNSFLTAQSEGVTGTWFNQLFKQAVTLGKRAHSETSIGESAVSVSYAAVELGKRIFGMFTGKRVLILGAGKMSELTVKHLYSSGAAEVIVANRTLARAVELAEKFSGKPSTIDEALKHLDDVDIIISSTGADGYILTADQVAAGMKRRPSRPLFMIDIAVPRDIDPAASSVPDVFLYDIDDLEGIVESNLEMRRSEAAKIEVMIAGEMDEFQVWLKTLGVRPVIRALQDKSNGIYEETMDSLFNKLPELDEHQRKVIRRLTKSIVNQMMHDPINVIKELSGGSQGNEALEYFTQIFALQEQLEAGPGGSSNAPVQQNDKERASTPDFNVPKTVFAPAGLLGG
- the cobA gene encoding uroporphyrinogen-III C-methyltransferase, translated to MTGKVYLVGAGPGDAKLITVKGLECIQKADVLVYDRLASPRLLKHMKPGGQKIYVGKLPDRHTMKQEEINQLLVDLALEGKTVVRLKGGDPTIFGRVGEEAELLRRHGIYYEIVPGITSAISVPAYAGIPVTHRDYASSLSIITGHESPDKLDRSIHWDKVTNATGTLVFLMGVAKIGYISAQLIKHGRPPETPVALVRWGTRADQETLVGTLADIEDKVKAADFQPPAVIVVGDVVLQRKQLQWVEALPLFGKRIVVTRARSQASELVDRIEELGGEPYEFPVIETVMPEGAEKKAAIASALGALDAYDWVFFTSANGVEFFWRHLAELKVDIRGLHRAKIGAVGPATAAALAERGLMAEELPARFQAEGLLEAFGPRLEPGQKVLLPRGDLAREWLPDKLRELGLEVTEVDTYETVVTGEDDIELIRLLEEKRIHAITFTSSSTVRNFISILERMGLEDPLQLLAGVTIACIGPVTEETAVEAGLTPGLLPEEATIEGLVQELCRWNESTRLR